A region from the Wansuia hejianensis genome encodes:
- the cobI gene encoding precorrin-2 C(20)-methyltransferase, with protein sequence MKAKLYGVGIGPGDPELLTLKALRVIKESDVIALPGSDPKDTVAYEIVKRAYPGLDEKELLAVDMPMTKDTEKLEQSHSEGASRICACLKSGRQVAFLTLGDPTVYSTYLYVHKKVISSGYDAEIISGITSFCAVAARLNMGLVEKAEPLHVMPASYQISDALKLPGTKVLMKAGKKMKQVKEELKELNASAVMIENCGMPDEKIYRTADEIPENAGYYSLIIVKESV encoded by the coding sequence ATGAAAGCAAAGTTATATGGAGTCGGCATCGGGCCGGGTGATCCGGAACTGCTGACGCTGAAAGCGCTGCGTGTCATAAAGGAGAGCGATGTGATTGCATTGCCCGGAAGTGACCCTAAAGACACGGTGGCATATGAAATTGTGAAGAGGGCGTATCCCGGACTGGATGAAAAGGAATTACTGGCTGTGGATATGCCGATGACGAAAGATACGGAAAAGCTGGAGCAGAGCCATTCAGAAGGCGCCTCCAGAATCTGTGCCTGCCTGAAAAGCGGACGGCAGGTGGCATTTCTGACGTTGGGAGATCCAACCGTATATTCAACTTATCTGTATGTTCATAAAAAAGTCATTTCCTCCGGTTATGATGCGGAGATCATAAGCGGAATTACCTCTTTTTGTGCAGTGGCGGCACGGCTGAACATGGGGCTTGTGGAAAAAGCGGAACCCCTCCATGTGATGCCTGCCTCCTATCAGATCTCAGATGCGTTGAAGCTTCCGGGAACAAAAGTCCTGATGAAGGCAGGAAAGAAAATGAAACAGGTGAAGGAAGAGCTGAAAGAGCTGAACGCTTCCGCGGTTATGATTGAGAACTGCGGAATGCCAGATGAGAAGATCTACCGGACCGCGGATGAGATTCCTGAAAATGCCGGCTATTATTCTTTGATTATCGTAAAGGAGAGCGTATGA